A genomic window from Plasmodium malariae genome assembly, chromosome: 10 includes:
- the PmUG01_10040600 gene encoding LEM3/CDC50 family protein, putative — MESCSSDEEKEFSLISVNYDACEKIFNSFIKKRNYVGMSIHGRIMDEESGNEKDEEGSVKNKKLVSFEQAIISRSPNKKEEKDDDDDNDDKNKNKNIKKFKNDDHIKISMIEKRKSDVLLRKKISNIYNDSKYNNFMDAFKQQELQKIKGFHYFYKWNVAASILFILVIIFILIGLFIYYESSQVIEVNIAYESGDTNKIFQITEEMKQPVYIYYKISNFYVNFKNFLSDESHSLVNDCKCKYIKTFEDIYKFRCVDSIQTLPELNDNLGINEKQKNISRNNQICDINSVNDYEKKKIIYPCGLVSASIFNDKINLSANTEQFNIDKFPVVNYYDFFSYVKKHKKFSSKYKIWLNTFSPDYKNWFSPPMTSSFIKPYGVINENLKPGDNYKITFTQNTWPDKYWKASKSFQLVSLRAVGNGTYELAYAFFLLALIYFIVIIIMLILVKCGYRKLGKTLSYCKISINKNIEKTFSRMKSNMQNVRRMKSGHMPMGKQGSKNSSFDSAAIAANIVQKMCLCPLH; from the coding sequence ATGGAAAGTTGTTCGTCGGATGAAGAAAAAGAGTTTTCGTTAATATCAGTTAATTATGATGCATGTGAAAAGATATTTAACtcctttataaaaaagagaaattatGTTGGTATGTCTATACATGGAAGAATAATGGATGAAGAATCAGGGAATGAAAAAGATGAAGAAGGAtcagttaaaaataaaaaacttgTTTCATTTGAACAAGCCATAATTTCTCGTTCTCCTAAtaagaaagaagaaaaggatgatgatgatgataatgatgataaaaacaaaaacaaaaatataaaaaaatttaagaatgATGATCATATCAAAATTTCAATgattgaaaaaagaaaaagtgaTGTCTtgttaaggaaaaaaatatctaatatttataatgattctaaatataacaatttcATGGATGCATTTAAACAACAAGaacttcaaaaaattaaaggatttcattatttttacaaatggAATGTCGCTGCaagcattttatttattttagtaataatttttatattaattggacttttcatatattatgaatCGAGTCAGGTAATTGAGGTAAATATAGCTTATGAGTCAGGtgatacaaataaaatttttcaaataacaGAAGAAATGAAACAAccagtatatatatattataaaatatcaaatttttatgtaaattttaaaaattttttatcagaTGAATCACATTCATTGGTTAATGATTGTaagtgtaaatatataaaaacttttgaagatatttataaatttaggTGTGTTGACAGTATTCAAACTTTGCCTGAATTAAATGACAATTTaggaataaatgaaaagcagaaaaatatttcaagaaATAATCAAATATGTGATATTAATTCCGTGAatgattatgaaaaaaagaaaattatatatcctTGTGGTTTAGTATCTGCATCAATTTTTAATGACAAAATTAATCTATCTGCAAATACGGAACAATTTAATATAGATAAATTTCCTGTTgttaattattatgattttttttcctatgttaaaaaacataaaaagttttcttcaaaatataaaatatggtTGAATACATTTTCCCCtgattataaaaattggTTTAGCCCTCCTATGACATCTTCATTTATTAAGCCATATGGAGTGATTAATGAAAACTTAAAACCTGGcgataattataaaataacatttacACAAAATACATGGCCAGATAAATACTGGAAAGCAAGTAAATCTTTTCAGTTAGTTTCATTAAGGGCTGTTGGCAATGGTACATATGAATTAgcatatgctttttttttattagctttaatttattttattgtcataattattatgttaattttaGTTAAGTGCGGATACCGTAAATTAGGTAAAACACTTTCCTACTGTAAAATCTctatcaataaaaatatagaaaaaacatTTAGTCGTATGAAATCTAATATGCAAAATGTAAGGAGAATGAAATCAGGCCATATGCCTATGGGGAAGCAAGGCAGCAAAAATAGCTCTTTCGATAGTGCTGCAATTGCTGCAAACATTGTACAGAAGATGTGTCTGTGCCCCCTGCACTAG